Proteins found in one Quercus robur chromosome 2, dhQueRobu3.1, whole genome shotgun sequence genomic segment:
- the LOC126714861 gene encoding monodehydroascorbate reductase 4, peroxisomal, producing MGRAFAYVILGGGVAAGYAALEFTKRGVSQGELCIISEEAVAPYERPALSKGFLLPEARARLPSFHTCVGDNEERLTPKWYKEHGIELVLGTRVKSADVRRKTLLTTTGETISYKILLVATGARALKLEEFGVTGSDAENVCYLRDLADANRIFDAMQSCPGGNAIVIGGGYIGMECAASLVINKINVTMVFPEAHCMARLFTPKIASYYEDYYKSKGVTFIKGTVLSSFDIDSDGKVTAVNLRDGSLLPADMVVVGIGIRPNTGLFEGQLTLEKGGIKVNGKLQSSNSSIYAIGDVAAFPVKLFGESRRLEHVDSARRSARHAVAAIMEPEKTGEFDYLPFFYSRVFTMSWQFYGDNVGEVVHYGDFSGNTIGAYWVSKGYLVGSFLEGGTKEEYEAIAKTTRLKPAIEDLGELERQGLGFALTVSQKPLPSPPVEVNGFGLVLERPIYALHATAGVIVAASIAAFAYWYGRRRRRW from the exons atgggAAGGGCGTTTGCGTATGTGATTCTTGGAGGAGGAGTGGCAGCTGGGTATGCAGCTCTTGAATTCACAAAGAGGGGAGTCTCTCAAGGTGAACTCTGCATAATCTCTGAAGAAGCA GTTGCACCTTATGAGAGACCTGCATTAAGCAAAGGCTTTTTACTTCCTGAAG CTCGTGCACGGCTTCCATCATTTCATACATGTGTTGGTGACAATGAGGAAAGGTTAACTCCAAAGTGGTATAAGGAACATG GAATTGAGTTAGTTCTTGGAACGCGTGTCAAGTCTGCTGATGTAAGGCGTAAGACACTATTAACAACAACTGGGGAGACTATAAGTTACAAGATTCTTCTTGTTGCTACAGGTGCTCGG GCTTTGAAGCTTGAAGAATTTGGAGTGACAGGATCAGATGCTGAAAATGTGTGCTATCTACGAGATTTGGCTGATGCAAATAGAATTTTTGATGCAATGCAATCCTGTCCTGGTGGGAATGCTATTGTCATTGGTGGTGGCTACATTGGAATGGAGTGTGCTGCATCTTTggtgataaataaaataaatgtaaccATGGTTTTCCCAGAAGCACATTGCA TGGCTCGTTTATTTACTCCCAAGATTGCAAGTTATTATGAAGATTATTATAAGTCTAAAGGAGTAACTTTCATTAAAGGAACTGTCTTGTCATCATTTGATATCGACTCTGATGGGAAG GTCACTGCTGTCAATCTTAGAGATGGAAGTCTGCTACCTGCAGACATGGTTGTTGTTGGTATAGGAATCCGCCCAAACACAGGCTTGTTTGAAGGCCAACTAACTTTGGAGAAGGGTGGGATCAAAGTAAATGGAAAGTTGCAGTCAAGTAATAGCTCAATCTATGCAATAGGTGATGTTGCAGCATTTCCAGTTAAACTATTTGGTGAATCCCGTAGACTTGAACACGTGGACTCAGCTCGAAGGTCTGCAAGACATGCTGTTGCTGCAATAATGGAACCAGAAAAAACGGGTGAATTTGACTACTTACCATTTTTTTACTCCAGAGTCTTCACAATGTCTTGGCAGTTTTATGGGGACAATGTAGGGGAAGTAGTCCACTATGGGGATTTCTCAGGAAATACAATTGGCGCATATTGGGTAAGCAAGGGTTACCTTGTTGGATCTTTCCTGGAAGGTGGAACCAAAGAAGAGTATGAGGCTATAGCCAAGACCACCAGGCTCAAGCCAGCAATTGAAGACCTGGGTGAGTTGGAAAGGCAGGGTTTGGGCTTTGCATTGACAGTTAGTCAGAAGCCACTGCCATCACCACCTGTTGAAGTAAATGGTTTTGGTCTTGTTCTGGAGAGACCAATATATGCTTTGCATGCAACTGCTGGTGTCATTGTGGCTGCTTCAATAGCTGCATTTGCGTACTGGTATGGGAGGAGGCGCAGAAGGTGGTAA